One Osmerus mordax isolate fOsmMor3 chromosome 25, fOsmMor3.pri, whole genome shotgun sequence DNA window includes the following coding sequences:
- the slc8a2a gene encoding sodium/calcium exchanger 2a isoform X1: protein MVYFACLMYMFLGVSIVADRFMAAIEVITSQEKEVTITKPNGETSVTTVRIWNETVSNLTLMALGSSAPEILLSVIEVCGHNFHAGELGPGTIVGSAAFNMFVIIGICVWVIPDGESRKIKHLRVFFITAFWSIFAYIWLYLILAVISPGVVEVWEALITLLYFPVCVILAWIADRRLLFYKYMHKRYRADKRHGIIVETEGDLAPKGLDVIMEGKFSDGGSSPVNSSSVTVSVQTGRELEQNREEVVRLLKDLKQKHPEKDLEQLIEMANYTALVHQRKSRAFYRIQATRMMIGAGNVLKKHAADHARRAAEAAEGGPQEVDDRATCAHVSFERAQYQCTENCVTLSLGVVCEGGTGQNTFCVDYRTENGSANAGADFEFGEGTLVFKPGESRKEIKVGILDDDVFEEDEHFFVRLQNLRLDEGGSEVGAGTPPRGRLVEPLFATVTILDDDHAGIFTFSQRVLRVSESSGVVVVTVARNSGSRGTVVVPYHTEDGSARAAVDYEETKGELEFTNEQTSQTLQVRIVNVEEYEKQENFFVVLEDPKWLKRGISALLLNQGKPTPEEEEARKISEMGKPILGEHSRLEVIIEESYEFKNTVDKLLKDTNLALVVGTHTWREQFIDAVTVSAGDGDDEGQEQRTPNCFDYFIHIVTVFWKILFACVPPTEYWNGWACFIVSISAIGLLTAVIGDLASHFGCTVGLRDTVTAVVFVALGTSIPDTFASKVAATQDQYADASVGNVTGSNAVNVFLGIGVAWSVAAIYWEVKGEVFRVDPGSLAFSVTLFTIFAFISMGVLMLRRRPSVGGELGGPRITKVLTTMFFFGLWFLYILFASLEAYCHVKGF from the exons ATGGTCTACTTCGCCTGCCTCATGTACATGTTCCTGGGCGTGTCCATCGTCGCCGATCGCTTCATGGCCGCCATCGAGGTCATCACCTCTCAG GAGAAGGAGGTGACCATCACCAAACCGAACGGGGAGACGTCGGTGACCACGGTGAGGATCTGGAACGAGACCGTGTCCAACCTCACCCTCATGGCCCTGGGCTCGTCAGCGCCCGAGATCTTGCTGTCCGTCATCGAG GTGTGTGGGCACAACTTCCACGCTGGGGAGCTCGGTCCGGGCACCATCGTGGGCAGCGCCGCCTTCAACATGTTTGTGATCATCGGCATCTGCGTGTGGGTCATCCCCGACGGGGAGTCCAGGAAGATCAAGCACCTCCGCGTGTTCTTCATCACAGCCTTCTGGAGCATCTTCGCCTACATTTGGCTCTACCTCATCCTGGCCGTCATCTCCCCCGGAGTGGTAGAG GTGTGGGAGGCTCTGATCACCCTCCTCTACTTCCCGGTGTGCGTGATCTTGGCGTGGATCGCCGACCGGCGCCTCCTCTTCTACAAGTACATGCACAAGCGCTACCGCGCCGACAAGAGACATGGCATCATCGTGGAGACGGAGGGCGACCTGGCTCCCAAGGGGCTGGACGTGATCATGGAGGGCAAGTTCTCCGACGGCGGCTCGAGTCCCGTCAACTCCTCGAGCGTGACGGTGTCCGTGCAGACGGGGAGGGAGCTGGAGCAGAACCGAGAAGAG GTGGTGCGCCTGCTGAAGGACCTGAAGCAGAAGCACCCGGAAAAAGACCTGGAGCAGCTGATCGAGATGGCCAACTACACGGCCCTGGTGCACCAGAGGAAGAGCCGAGCCTTCTACCGCATCCAGGCCACGCGCATGATGATCGGCGCCGGCAACGTCCTCAAGAAGCACGCCGCCGACCACGCCCGCCGCGCCGCCGAAGCCGCCGAGGGGGGGCCCCAGGAGGTCGACGACCGGGCCACGTGCGCCCACGTGTCGTTTGAGCGTGCGCAGTACCAGTGCACCGAGAACTGCGTGACGCTGAGCTTGGGAGTGGTCTGTGAGGGGGGGACCGGGCAAAACACGTTCTGCGTGGATTACCGTACGGAGAACGGTTCCGCCAACGCCGGGGCCGACTTTGAGTTCGGCGAGGGAACGTTGGTGTTCAAGCCTGGGGAGAGCCGCAAAGAGATCAAG GTGGGCATCTTGGATGACGACGTCTTTGAAGAGGACGAGCACTTCTTTGTGCGTCTGCAAAACCTACGGCTGGACGAGGGCGGCAGCGAGGTTGGGGCGGGAACGCCCCCGCGGGGCCGCTTGGTGGAGCCGCTGTTCGCCACGGTGACCATCCTGGACGACGACCACGCGGGTATCTTCACGTTCAGCCAGCGCGTGCTGCGCGTGAGCGAGAGCTCGGGCGTCGTCGTGGTGACGGTGGCGAGGAACTCGGGCTCGCGGGGCACCGTGGTGGTGCCGTACCACACCGAGGACGGCAGTGCCCGCGCCGCCGTGGACTACGAGGAGACCAAGGGGGAGCTGGAGTTCACCAACGAACAGACGAG TCAGACCCTACAGGTGCGCATTGTGAATGTGGAGGAGTACGAGAAGCAGGAAAATTTCTTCGTCGTACTAGAGGATCCCAAGTGGCTAAAGAGAGGAATCTCAG CCTTACTGCTCAACCAGG GCAAACCCActccagaggaggaagaggccaggaAGATCTCTGAGATGGGCAAGCCCATCCTGGGGGAACACAGCAGACTGGAGGTTATCATAGAGGAGTCCTATGAgttcaag AACACAGTGGACAAGCTCCTGAAAGACACCAACCTGGCGTTGGTGGTAGGCACTCACACCTGGAGAGAGCAGTTCATCGACGCCGTCACTGTCAGTGCAG GTGATGGGGATGACGAGGGCCAAGAACAACGAACGCCCAACTGCTTTGACTACTTCATTCACATTGTGACAGTATTCTGGAAGATTCTTTTCGCCTGCGTTCCACCGACGGAGTACTGGAACGGCTGGGCCTGCTTCATAGTGTCTATTTCCGCCATTGGACTCCTGACAGCCGTCATCGGGGACCTGGCCTCCCACTTTGGCTGCACTGTGGGACTGAGGGACACCGTCACGGCTGTGGTGTTTGTGGCTTTGGGCACCTCCATCCCTG ACACCTTTGCTAGTAAAGTCGCTGCCACTCAGGACCAGTACGCCGACGCGTCGGTGGGGAACGTGACGGGAAGCAACGCCGTCAACGTGTTTCTGGGCATTGGAGTCGCCTGGTCCGTGGCGGCCATATACTGGGAGGTCAAAGGGGAAGTCTTCCGCGTGGATCCCGGGTCTCTCGCTTTCTCCGTCACGCTGTTCACCATCTTTGCCTTCATCAGCATGGGCGTGCTCATGTTGCGCCGGAGGCCATCGGTAGGGGGTGAGCTGGGCGGCCCACGGATCACCAAGGTGCTGACCACCATGTTTTTCTTCGGCCTCTGGTTTCTCTACATCCTCTTCGCCAGTCTGGAGGCCTACTGCCATGTAAAGGGCTTCTGA
- the slc8a2a gene encoding sodium/calcium exchanger 2a isoform X3, which translates to MVYFACLMYMFLGVSIVADRFMAAIEVITSQEKEVTITKPNGETSVTTVRIWNETVSNLTLMALGSSAPEILLSVIEVCGHNFHAGELGPGTIVGSAAFNMFVIIGICVWVIPDGESRKIKHLRVFFITAFWSIFAYIWLYLILAVISPGVVEVWEALITLLYFPVCVILAWIADRRLLFYKYMHKRYRADKRHGIIVETEGDLAPKGLDVIMEGKFSDGGSSPVNSSSVTVSVQTGRELEQNREEVVRLLKDLKQKHPEKDLEQLIEMANYTALVHQRKSRAFYRIQATRMMIGAGNVLKKHAADHARRAAEAAEGGPQEVDDRATCAHVSFERAQYQCTENCVTLSLGVVCEGGTGQNTFCVDYRTENGSANAGADFEFGEGTLVFKPGESRKEIKVGILDDDVFEEDEHFFVRLQNLRLDEGGSEVGAGTPPRGRLVEPLFATVTILDDDHAGIFTFSQRVLRVSESSGVVVVTVARNSGSRGTVVVPYHTEDGSARAAVDYEETKGELEFTNEQTSQTLQVRIVNVEEYEKQENFFVVLEDPKWLKRGISGQCWSCKPTPEEEEARKISEMGKPILGEHSRLEVIIEESYEFKNTVDKLLKDTNLALVVGTHTWREQFIDAVTVSAGDGDDEGQEQRTPNCFDYFIHIVTVFWKILFACVPPTEYWNGWACFIVSISAIGLLTAVIGDLASHFGCTVGLRDTVTAVVFVALGTSIPDTFASKVAATQDQYADASVGNVTGSNAVNVFLGIGVAWSVAAIYWEVKGEVFRVDPGSLAFSVTLFTIFAFISMGVLMLRRRPSVGGELGGPRITKVLTTMFFFGLWFLYILFASLEAYCHVKGF; encoded by the exons ATGGTCTACTTCGCCTGCCTCATGTACATGTTCCTGGGCGTGTCCATCGTCGCCGATCGCTTCATGGCCGCCATCGAGGTCATCACCTCTCAG GAGAAGGAGGTGACCATCACCAAACCGAACGGGGAGACGTCGGTGACCACGGTGAGGATCTGGAACGAGACCGTGTCCAACCTCACCCTCATGGCCCTGGGCTCGTCAGCGCCCGAGATCTTGCTGTCCGTCATCGAG GTGTGTGGGCACAACTTCCACGCTGGGGAGCTCGGTCCGGGCACCATCGTGGGCAGCGCCGCCTTCAACATGTTTGTGATCATCGGCATCTGCGTGTGGGTCATCCCCGACGGGGAGTCCAGGAAGATCAAGCACCTCCGCGTGTTCTTCATCACAGCCTTCTGGAGCATCTTCGCCTACATTTGGCTCTACCTCATCCTGGCCGTCATCTCCCCCGGAGTGGTAGAG GTGTGGGAGGCTCTGATCACCCTCCTCTACTTCCCGGTGTGCGTGATCTTGGCGTGGATCGCCGACCGGCGCCTCCTCTTCTACAAGTACATGCACAAGCGCTACCGCGCCGACAAGAGACATGGCATCATCGTGGAGACGGAGGGCGACCTGGCTCCCAAGGGGCTGGACGTGATCATGGAGGGCAAGTTCTCCGACGGCGGCTCGAGTCCCGTCAACTCCTCGAGCGTGACGGTGTCCGTGCAGACGGGGAGGGAGCTGGAGCAGAACCGAGAAGAG GTGGTGCGCCTGCTGAAGGACCTGAAGCAGAAGCACCCGGAAAAAGACCTGGAGCAGCTGATCGAGATGGCCAACTACACGGCCCTGGTGCACCAGAGGAAGAGCCGAGCCTTCTACCGCATCCAGGCCACGCGCATGATGATCGGCGCCGGCAACGTCCTCAAGAAGCACGCCGCCGACCACGCCCGCCGCGCCGCCGAAGCCGCCGAGGGGGGGCCCCAGGAGGTCGACGACCGGGCCACGTGCGCCCACGTGTCGTTTGAGCGTGCGCAGTACCAGTGCACCGAGAACTGCGTGACGCTGAGCTTGGGAGTGGTCTGTGAGGGGGGGACCGGGCAAAACACGTTCTGCGTGGATTACCGTACGGAGAACGGTTCCGCCAACGCCGGGGCCGACTTTGAGTTCGGCGAGGGAACGTTGGTGTTCAAGCCTGGGGAGAGCCGCAAAGAGATCAAG GTGGGCATCTTGGATGACGACGTCTTTGAAGAGGACGAGCACTTCTTTGTGCGTCTGCAAAACCTACGGCTGGACGAGGGCGGCAGCGAGGTTGGGGCGGGAACGCCCCCGCGGGGCCGCTTGGTGGAGCCGCTGTTCGCCACGGTGACCATCCTGGACGACGACCACGCGGGTATCTTCACGTTCAGCCAGCGCGTGCTGCGCGTGAGCGAGAGCTCGGGCGTCGTCGTGGTGACGGTGGCGAGGAACTCGGGCTCGCGGGGCACCGTGGTGGTGCCGTACCACACCGAGGACGGCAGTGCCCGCGCCGCCGTGGACTACGAGGAGACCAAGGGGGAGCTGGAGTTCACCAACGAACAGACGAG TCAGACCCTACAGGTGCGCATTGTGAATGTGGAGGAGTACGAGAAGCAGGAAAATTTCTTCGTCGTACTAGAGGATCCCAAGTGGCTAAAGAGAGGAATCTCAGGTCAGTGTTGGTCCT GCAAACCCActccagaggaggaagaggccaggaAGATCTCTGAGATGGGCAAGCCCATCCTGGGGGAACACAGCAGACTGGAGGTTATCATAGAGGAGTCCTATGAgttcaag AACACAGTGGACAAGCTCCTGAAAGACACCAACCTGGCGTTGGTGGTAGGCACTCACACCTGGAGAGAGCAGTTCATCGACGCCGTCACTGTCAGTGCAG GTGATGGGGATGACGAGGGCCAAGAACAACGAACGCCCAACTGCTTTGACTACTTCATTCACATTGTGACAGTATTCTGGAAGATTCTTTTCGCCTGCGTTCCACCGACGGAGTACTGGAACGGCTGGGCCTGCTTCATAGTGTCTATTTCCGCCATTGGACTCCTGACAGCCGTCATCGGGGACCTGGCCTCCCACTTTGGCTGCACTGTGGGACTGAGGGACACCGTCACGGCTGTGGTGTTTGTGGCTTTGGGCACCTCCATCCCTG ACACCTTTGCTAGTAAAGTCGCTGCCACTCAGGACCAGTACGCCGACGCGTCGGTGGGGAACGTGACGGGAAGCAACGCCGTCAACGTGTTTCTGGGCATTGGAGTCGCCTGGTCCGTGGCGGCCATATACTGGGAGGTCAAAGGGGAAGTCTTCCGCGTGGATCCCGGGTCTCTCGCTTTCTCCGTCACGCTGTTCACCATCTTTGCCTTCATCAGCATGGGCGTGCTCATGTTGCGCCGGAGGCCATCGGTAGGGGGTGAGCTGGGCGGCCCACGGATCACCAAGGTGCTGACCACCATGTTTTTCTTCGGCCTCTGGTTTCTCTACATCCTCTTCGCCAGTCTGGAGGCCTACTGCCATGTAAAGGGCTTCTGA
- the slc8a2a gene encoding sodium/calcium exchanger 2a isoform X4 codes for MVYFACLMYMFLGVSIVADRFMAAIEVITSQEKEVTITKPNGETSVTTVRIWNETVSNLTLMALGSSAPEILLSVIEVCGHNFHAGELGPGTIVGSAAFNMFVIIGICVWVIPDGESRKIKHLRVFFITAFWSIFAYIWLYLILAVISPGVVEVWEALITLLYFPVCVILAWIADRRLLFYKYMHKRYRADKRHGIIVETEGDLAPKGLDVIMEGKFSDGGSSPVNSSSVTVSVQTGRELEQNREEVVRLLKDLKQKHPEKDLEQLIEMANYTALVHQRKSRAFYRIQATRMMIGAGNVLKKHAADHARRAAEAAEGGPQEVDDRATCAHVSFERAQYQCTENCVTLSLGVVCEGGTGQNTFCVDYRTENGSANAGADFEFGEGTLVFKPGESRKEIKVGILDDDVFEEDEHFFVRLQNLRLDEGGSEVGAGTPPRGRLVEPLFATVTILDDDHAGIFTFSQRVLRVSESSGVVVVTVARNSGSRGTVVVPYHTEDGSARAAVDYEETKGELEFTNEQTSQTLQVRIVNVEEYEKQENFFVVLEDPKWLKRGISGQCKPTPEEEEARKISEMGKPILGEHSRLEVIIEESYEFKNTVDKLLKDTNLALVVGTHTWREQFIDAVTVSAGDGDDEGQEQRTPNCFDYFIHIVTVFWKILFACVPPTEYWNGWACFIVSISAIGLLTAVIGDLASHFGCTVGLRDTVTAVVFVALGTSIPDTFASKVAATQDQYADASVGNVTGSNAVNVFLGIGVAWSVAAIYWEVKGEVFRVDPGSLAFSVTLFTIFAFISMGVLMLRRRPSVGGELGGPRITKVLTTMFFFGLWFLYILFASLEAYCHVKGF; via the exons ATGGTCTACTTCGCCTGCCTCATGTACATGTTCCTGGGCGTGTCCATCGTCGCCGATCGCTTCATGGCCGCCATCGAGGTCATCACCTCTCAG GAGAAGGAGGTGACCATCACCAAACCGAACGGGGAGACGTCGGTGACCACGGTGAGGATCTGGAACGAGACCGTGTCCAACCTCACCCTCATGGCCCTGGGCTCGTCAGCGCCCGAGATCTTGCTGTCCGTCATCGAG GTGTGTGGGCACAACTTCCACGCTGGGGAGCTCGGTCCGGGCACCATCGTGGGCAGCGCCGCCTTCAACATGTTTGTGATCATCGGCATCTGCGTGTGGGTCATCCCCGACGGGGAGTCCAGGAAGATCAAGCACCTCCGCGTGTTCTTCATCACAGCCTTCTGGAGCATCTTCGCCTACATTTGGCTCTACCTCATCCTGGCCGTCATCTCCCCCGGAGTGGTAGAG GTGTGGGAGGCTCTGATCACCCTCCTCTACTTCCCGGTGTGCGTGATCTTGGCGTGGATCGCCGACCGGCGCCTCCTCTTCTACAAGTACATGCACAAGCGCTACCGCGCCGACAAGAGACATGGCATCATCGTGGAGACGGAGGGCGACCTGGCTCCCAAGGGGCTGGACGTGATCATGGAGGGCAAGTTCTCCGACGGCGGCTCGAGTCCCGTCAACTCCTCGAGCGTGACGGTGTCCGTGCAGACGGGGAGGGAGCTGGAGCAGAACCGAGAAGAG GTGGTGCGCCTGCTGAAGGACCTGAAGCAGAAGCACCCGGAAAAAGACCTGGAGCAGCTGATCGAGATGGCCAACTACACGGCCCTGGTGCACCAGAGGAAGAGCCGAGCCTTCTACCGCATCCAGGCCACGCGCATGATGATCGGCGCCGGCAACGTCCTCAAGAAGCACGCCGCCGACCACGCCCGCCGCGCCGCCGAAGCCGCCGAGGGGGGGCCCCAGGAGGTCGACGACCGGGCCACGTGCGCCCACGTGTCGTTTGAGCGTGCGCAGTACCAGTGCACCGAGAACTGCGTGACGCTGAGCTTGGGAGTGGTCTGTGAGGGGGGGACCGGGCAAAACACGTTCTGCGTGGATTACCGTACGGAGAACGGTTCCGCCAACGCCGGGGCCGACTTTGAGTTCGGCGAGGGAACGTTGGTGTTCAAGCCTGGGGAGAGCCGCAAAGAGATCAAG GTGGGCATCTTGGATGACGACGTCTTTGAAGAGGACGAGCACTTCTTTGTGCGTCTGCAAAACCTACGGCTGGACGAGGGCGGCAGCGAGGTTGGGGCGGGAACGCCCCCGCGGGGCCGCTTGGTGGAGCCGCTGTTCGCCACGGTGACCATCCTGGACGACGACCACGCGGGTATCTTCACGTTCAGCCAGCGCGTGCTGCGCGTGAGCGAGAGCTCGGGCGTCGTCGTGGTGACGGTGGCGAGGAACTCGGGCTCGCGGGGCACCGTGGTGGTGCCGTACCACACCGAGGACGGCAGTGCCCGCGCCGCCGTGGACTACGAGGAGACCAAGGGGGAGCTGGAGTTCACCAACGAACAGACGAG TCAGACCCTACAGGTGCGCATTGTGAATGTGGAGGAGTACGAGAAGCAGGAAAATTTCTTCGTCGTACTAGAGGATCCCAAGTGGCTAAAGAGAGGAATCTCAGGTCAGT GCAAACCCActccagaggaggaagaggccaggaAGATCTCTGAGATGGGCAAGCCCATCCTGGGGGAACACAGCAGACTGGAGGTTATCATAGAGGAGTCCTATGAgttcaag AACACAGTGGACAAGCTCCTGAAAGACACCAACCTGGCGTTGGTGGTAGGCACTCACACCTGGAGAGAGCAGTTCATCGACGCCGTCACTGTCAGTGCAG GTGATGGGGATGACGAGGGCCAAGAACAACGAACGCCCAACTGCTTTGACTACTTCATTCACATTGTGACAGTATTCTGGAAGATTCTTTTCGCCTGCGTTCCACCGACGGAGTACTGGAACGGCTGGGCCTGCTTCATAGTGTCTATTTCCGCCATTGGACTCCTGACAGCCGTCATCGGGGACCTGGCCTCCCACTTTGGCTGCACTGTGGGACTGAGGGACACCGTCACGGCTGTGGTGTTTGTGGCTTTGGGCACCTCCATCCCTG ACACCTTTGCTAGTAAAGTCGCTGCCACTCAGGACCAGTACGCCGACGCGTCGGTGGGGAACGTGACGGGAAGCAACGCCGTCAACGTGTTTCTGGGCATTGGAGTCGCCTGGTCCGTGGCGGCCATATACTGGGAGGTCAAAGGGGAAGTCTTCCGCGTGGATCCCGGGTCTCTCGCTTTCTCCGTCACGCTGTTCACCATCTTTGCCTTCATCAGCATGGGCGTGCTCATGTTGCGCCGGAGGCCATCGGTAGGGGGTGAGCTGGGCGGCCCACGGATCACCAAGGTGCTGACCACCATGTTTTTCTTCGGCCTCTGGTTTCTCTACATCCTCTTCGCCAGTCTGGAGGCCTACTGCCATGTAAAGGGCTTCTGA
- the slc8a2a gene encoding sodium/calcium exchanger 2a isoform X2, whose protein sequence is MVYFACLMYMFLGVSIVADRFMAAIEVITSQEKEVTITKPNGETSVTTVRIWNETVSNLTLMALGSSAPEILLSVIEVCGHNFHAGELGPGTIVGSAAFNMFVIIGICVWVIPDGESRKIKHLRVFFITAFWSIFAYIWLYLILAVISPGVVEVWEALITLLYFPVCVILAWIADRRLLFYKYMHKRYRADKRHGIIVETEGDLAPKGLDVIMEGKFSDGGSSPVNSSSVTVSVQTGRELEQNREEVVRLLKDLKQKHPEKDLEQLIEMANYTALVHQRKSRAFYRIQATRMMIGAGNVLKKHAADHARRAAEAAEGGPQEVDDRATCAHVSFERAQYQCTENCVTLSLGVVCEGGTGQNTFCVDYRTENGSANAGADFEFGEGTLVFKPGESRKEIKVGILDDDVFEEDEHFFVRLQNLRLDEGGSEVGAGTPPRGRLVEPLFATVTILDDDHAGIFTFSQRVLRVSESSGVVVVTVARNSGSRGTVVVPYHTEDGSARAAVDYEETKGELEFTNEQTSQTLQVRIVNVEEYEKQENFFVVLEDPKWLKRGISGKPTPEEEEARKISEMGKPILGEHSRLEVIIEESYEFKNTVDKLLKDTNLALVVGTHTWREQFIDAVTVSAGDGDDEGQEQRTPNCFDYFIHIVTVFWKILFACVPPTEYWNGWACFIVSISAIGLLTAVIGDLASHFGCTVGLRDTVTAVVFVALGTSIPDTFASKVAATQDQYADASVGNVTGSNAVNVFLGIGVAWSVAAIYWEVKGEVFRVDPGSLAFSVTLFTIFAFISMGVLMLRRRPSVGGELGGPRITKVLTTMFFFGLWFLYILFASLEAYCHVKGF, encoded by the exons ATGGTCTACTTCGCCTGCCTCATGTACATGTTCCTGGGCGTGTCCATCGTCGCCGATCGCTTCATGGCCGCCATCGAGGTCATCACCTCTCAG GAGAAGGAGGTGACCATCACCAAACCGAACGGGGAGACGTCGGTGACCACGGTGAGGATCTGGAACGAGACCGTGTCCAACCTCACCCTCATGGCCCTGGGCTCGTCAGCGCCCGAGATCTTGCTGTCCGTCATCGAG GTGTGTGGGCACAACTTCCACGCTGGGGAGCTCGGTCCGGGCACCATCGTGGGCAGCGCCGCCTTCAACATGTTTGTGATCATCGGCATCTGCGTGTGGGTCATCCCCGACGGGGAGTCCAGGAAGATCAAGCACCTCCGCGTGTTCTTCATCACAGCCTTCTGGAGCATCTTCGCCTACATTTGGCTCTACCTCATCCTGGCCGTCATCTCCCCCGGAGTGGTAGAG GTGTGGGAGGCTCTGATCACCCTCCTCTACTTCCCGGTGTGCGTGATCTTGGCGTGGATCGCCGACCGGCGCCTCCTCTTCTACAAGTACATGCACAAGCGCTACCGCGCCGACAAGAGACATGGCATCATCGTGGAGACGGAGGGCGACCTGGCTCCCAAGGGGCTGGACGTGATCATGGAGGGCAAGTTCTCCGACGGCGGCTCGAGTCCCGTCAACTCCTCGAGCGTGACGGTGTCCGTGCAGACGGGGAGGGAGCTGGAGCAGAACCGAGAAGAG GTGGTGCGCCTGCTGAAGGACCTGAAGCAGAAGCACCCGGAAAAAGACCTGGAGCAGCTGATCGAGATGGCCAACTACACGGCCCTGGTGCACCAGAGGAAGAGCCGAGCCTTCTACCGCATCCAGGCCACGCGCATGATGATCGGCGCCGGCAACGTCCTCAAGAAGCACGCCGCCGACCACGCCCGCCGCGCCGCCGAAGCCGCCGAGGGGGGGCCCCAGGAGGTCGACGACCGGGCCACGTGCGCCCACGTGTCGTTTGAGCGTGCGCAGTACCAGTGCACCGAGAACTGCGTGACGCTGAGCTTGGGAGTGGTCTGTGAGGGGGGGACCGGGCAAAACACGTTCTGCGTGGATTACCGTACGGAGAACGGTTCCGCCAACGCCGGGGCCGACTTTGAGTTCGGCGAGGGAACGTTGGTGTTCAAGCCTGGGGAGAGCCGCAAAGAGATCAAG GTGGGCATCTTGGATGACGACGTCTTTGAAGAGGACGAGCACTTCTTTGTGCGTCTGCAAAACCTACGGCTGGACGAGGGCGGCAGCGAGGTTGGGGCGGGAACGCCCCCGCGGGGCCGCTTGGTGGAGCCGCTGTTCGCCACGGTGACCATCCTGGACGACGACCACGCGGGTATCTTCACGTTCAGCCAGCGCGTGCTGCGCGTGAGCGAGAGCTCGGGCGTCGTCGTGGTGACGGTGGCGAGGAACTCGGGCTCGCGGGGCACCGTGGTGGTGCCGTACCACACCGAGGACGGCAGTGCCCGCGCCGCCGTGGACTACGAGGAGACCAAGGGGGAGCTGGAGTTCACCAACGAACAGACGAG TCAGACCCTACAGGTGCGCATTGTGAATGTGGAGGAGTACGAGAAGCAGGAAAATTTCTTCGTCGTACTAGAGGATCCCAAGTGGCTAAAGAGAGGAATCTCAG GCAAACCCActccagaggaggaagaggccaggaAGATCTCTGAGATGGGCAAGCCCATCCTGGGGGAACACAGCAGACTGGAGGTTATCATAGAGGAGTCCTATGAgttcaag AACACAGTGGACAAGCTCCTGAAAGACACCAACCTGGCGTTGGTGGTAGGCACTCACACCTGGAGAGAGCAGTTCATCGACGCCGTCACTGTCAGTGCAG GTGATGGGGATGACGAGGGCCAAGAACAACGAACGCCCAACTGCTTTGACTACTTCATTCACATTGTGACAGTATTCTGGAAGATTCTTTTCGCCTGCGTTCCACCGACGGAGTACTGGAACGGCTGGGCCTGCTTCATAGTGTCTATTTCCGCCATTGGACTCCTGACAGCCGTCATCGGGGACCTGGCCTCCCACTTTGGCTGCACTGTGGGACTGAGGGACACCGTCACGGCTGTGGTGTTTGTGGCTTTGGGCACCTCCATCCCTG ACACCTTTGCTAGTAAAGTCGCTGCCACTCAGGACCAGTACGCCGACGCGTCGGTGGGGAACGTGACGGGAAGCAACGCCGTCAACGTGTTTCTGGGCATTGGAGTCGCCTGGTCCGTGGCGGCCATATACTGGGAGGTCAAAGGGGAAGTCTTCCGCGTGGATCCCGGGTCTCTCGCTTTCTCCGTCACGCTGTTCACCATCTTTGCCTTCATCAGCATGGGCGTGCTCATGTTGCGCCGGAGGCCATCGGTAGGGGGTGAGCTGGGCGGCCCACGGATCACCAAGGTGCTGACCACCATGTTTTTCTTCGGCCTCTGGTTTCTCTACATCCTCTTCGCCAGTCTGGAGGCCTACTGCCATGTAAAGGGCTTCTGA
- the nccrp1 gene encoding F-box only protein 50, translating into MADNEWKIRCQKEWNITGISMPDSVDWKFVYEAKPLGRNLLRNPAPHGVTHDSLPPEPELTGVPRDEPPRSEPEGDYTGWTTSVEALPYDNSGIPPGVVICYMPQFSWFTLEQKIDLKSEGLWDELLDDQPDILIQDRYEESQLHESIYQLHVKLLGGDGQVISEHTASPKEDLSTYSHTWKEVSHVFSGYGKGVRYVHFLHRLKNKYMVEFFPTLVTGSSVIVKPT; encoded by the exons ATGGCCGACAATGAATGGAAAATAAGATGTCAGAAAGAGTGGAACATCACAGGCATATCTATGCCCGACTCCGTGGACTGGAAGTTCGTCTATGAAGCGAAACCACTCGGCAGAAATTTGTTGAGGAACCCGGCGCCTCACG GTGTGACTCATGACAGCCTGCCTCCTGAGCCTGAACTGACAGGCGTGCCTAGAGATGAACCTCCTCGTTCAGAGCCAGAAG GTGACTACACTGGCTGGACCACCAGCGTAGAGGCACTTCCCTATGACAACAGTGGCATACCACCAGGGGTTGTGATCTGTTACATGCCTCAGTTCAG TTGGTTTACCCTGGAGCAGAAAATTGACCTGAAGTCTGAAGGACTGTGGGATGAGCTGTTGGATGACCAGCCTGACATCCTTATACAAGACAG GTATGAAGAAAGTCAGCTGCATGAGTCCATCTACCAGCTGCATGTAAAGTTGCTGGGAGGAGATGGTCAGGTTATCTCAGAACACACAGCCAGCCCCAAAGAAGACCTCAGCACCTACTCTCACACCTGGAAAGAA GTGTCGCATGTCTTTTCAGGGTATGGAAAGGGGGTGAGGTATGTCCATTTCCTGCACAGACTGAAGAATAAATACATGGTGGAGTTCTTCCCTACTTTGGTCACAGGCAGCTCAGTCATCGTCAAGCCAACCTAA